One Nocardiopsis gilva YIM 90087 genomic window, GATCACTCCCCTAGACTCCCCACATGCCTGCTCCCTACAGCCCCAGCGTCCGCCGACGCCGCCTCTCAGCTGAGCTCAAGCGCCTACGCAAAGAAGCCGGGTTGACCCTTCTCGATGCCGCGAAAGGGGCAGGGATGGGCAAATCGAACCTAAGCAAGATCGAGCAGGCCGAGTCGAAGACAGTCCCCGCTAAGACACTGGACAGGCTTCTCGACCTCTACAAGGTGACCAGCCCGCAGACCCGCGAAGCCCTGCACGCGCTTGCTCGCGACGCCCAGCAACGAGGCTGGTGGTCCAAGTACAAGGAGATCTTCAAAGAACAGGCCCTCCCCGACTTTGAAGCAGAGGCTTCGCTGATCAGAACCTTCGAAGCACAAATGATCCCGGGACTGCTCCAGACTCCCGAGTACACGGAGGCGCTTCTGATGGGGCGCCGCTACACAGCCCCTGACACCATCAAACGCAAGGTCGAGGCGCGGATGGCGAGGCGGGAGATCCTACACACATTCAACCCCGCCAAACTCCGCGCCGTGATCGACGAGGCCGCACTTCGCCGAGTCATCGGAGATCCATCCACCCACCTGGAACAACTGAAACACCTTCTCCACATGGCCCAGCTACCCAACGTGGACGTGCAGATCCTGCCGTTCAGCGCCGGTTCCCATGCTGCGCTCGGCGCACCGTTCACCATCCTCGACTTCCCCGACCCTCTCGACCTCCCCATCGTTTACGTCGAAACCGCGTCAGACGGTCTATTTCTGGAAGATCCGGACGAAGTCGAACAGCACAGTGCTACCTTCGGCGATGCCCAGGGCTCGGCCATGAGCACCGCGCATTCTGCCCGGTTCATTACCGAGGTACTGAACT contains:
- a CDS encoding helix-turn-helix domain-containing protein, whose protein sequence is MPAPYSPSVRRRRLSAELKRLRKEAGLTLLDAAKGAGMGKSNLSKIEQAESKTVPAKTLDRLLDLYKVTSPQTREALHALARDAQQRGWWSKYKEIFKEQALPDFEAEASLIRTFEAQMIPGLLQTPEYTEALLMGRRYTAPDTIKRKVEARMARREILHTFNPAKLRAVIDEAALRRVIGDPSTHLEQLKHLLHMAQLPNVDVQILPFSAGSHAALGAPFTILDFPDPLDLPIVYVETASDGLFLEDPDEVEQHSATFGDAQGSAMSTAHSARFITEVLNSLESYA